In the genome of Paramormyrops kingsleyae isolate MSU_618 chromosome 5, PKINGS_0.4, whole genome shotgun sequence, the window ATGAAGCGCAGACcgcatttaaaaacaaagcataaaaaagttcaaatcaaatcaaaaagACAATAAGATCACATTTCGTAGCTAGCCATTTAAgaggtaaataataataaaataatagtcTTAGTCGTTTAATAAGTACATGTAGTTATATATTCCCTTAGAGGGATGGGAAGATATTAAGGGTCAGAAAGtgacggggtggggggagatggggggggaaTGTGATTAATGCTGAAACAGCCGTCAACGTCTCAGACATGGACCCTCCAGTTATTGCTTCGCTTCACTGATGACGTCCTGATGCAGAgcgttcacacacacagacacacacacacacacacacacacacacgaggcCCATCTTCCTGAAGACGGCAGCCAAACAGGAAAACACaagacagaatgacagacaaaCATAGCTGGACCTTTATTACTGCTGTGCTCATAGCATCCGAGTTGGGCAAAAATgtgccccacacacacacacacacacagacacacacacacacacacacacacacacacacacacacacacacacacacacacacacacacagtacagagAAAGGAAAGAAGCACTGAGTGCTTCACTATCCCGTTCCTATTATCTTAAAGTGAGGTCACGTGACCTGGGCCACATGACCTGGGCAGCTCAGACTCTACGCTGCAGATGCTCGTCCACATACAGCTTACGGATGTGGGACAGGAGTAAACATACCTTTCTTTGGCACGTACTGAGTGACTGAGGGGCTaaatcctgcctctgctctggCGGAGCGGGACCCTGTGCTCTGTGGGACTTGTGGATCCTGCAGCCAGAATATGGGTGCGAGCAGAATCCTATAACCATGGGTCTAAGCTCAGCGCCGACCTCTCCAGAGTTCTGCTCTCTCTACCACGGGGCCAAATCTGTCTCCAAGTCGTCCTCGTCCATTTGTCAACACCAAGCCCGTCGACAGCCAAGCTGTCTGATGCATCTTTGGTCACAGTGTGCTTACTGGAGTCGcccaaagtccccccccccaccccaccccaccggGCAGAGAGGTACATTCAGATCAGCTTCATATGCTGTAATAAGCAAAGCTCCACACGTTCGGAGTGCCACGTCACTCCTGTGTGGCCGCCGGCCCGCCTGGACTCACTACTGAGCTCACAGGCCTTTGAACCTTAGACCGCACCCCAGCCACGGGCCTTACAGCGTAACCAGCCAGGTGGTGGAGGTGGGGCCGTGTCacgggtggggggtgggtgctgAAGAGCCCCTGTTTCAATACTGGAGACTCGCTGACTGGGCAGCGCTGTGCCCACCGTCCCGTGAGGCTGGCTAATATCTGCGTCTGAATGTGCCACAGCACCGGATAACCCCAGTGAAGGGACAGAACCTTCCCAGGGCTAAGGAGCTGAAAGGGGAAGCAGGGAATTCCTCACCCCACCCcaagcacccccaccccatcccctgCCGAGCCACGGAAGACTGCAGCCTCTCTGCCTTGCATCCAGGAACGGGGCATCCCTTCGTAGACTGTCGTCTTTAAAAGAGTGAATTTAAAACGAATGGCACAATTGATATGTAGGAGAAGTAGGAAGAGGGACAGACtaatggaggagggggggggggagtggggatCACACTTCCTGTGTGGGGACAGGGGCAGGcgtaggggtgggggtgggggtgggggtggggaccGGAGTCGGGGTCGCGGCAGGGGTTATGGCGGGGCTAGGACTGGGAGTTGGGGTGGGGATGGCGACCGGAGTGGGACTGGAGCTGGGGACGGGGGTCGGAGTGGAGGCACCCGGAAGGCTTTCCAGGGCTGGAGCTGGGGGCGTGGTCGAGGGCGGTGttgtgggggcggggccttgggtgggggcggggcccgAGCCGGGGGTGGAGGGAGGCTGGGATTTGTTGAAGTTGAGCTCCAGGATGTGCTGCTGCAGATGCCTGACCCAGTCCTCCTGCACGGAGAGCGGGCCATGGAACTCCACCTCGCAGAACCTGGGGGCACGGCAGGGAGAACCACCTTCAATGAAACACCAGCCCCGAGCAAcactaatgccccccccccccgccgagcCCTGTCATATGACCGGATACCGGCCTTCAGTCTCTGCTGAGGAaaacctgccccccctccccccagcccttTCACTCACCTGCACTTCAGAGAGTAGACCTTGCCCACCAGCTTGACcagtggggtggaggggggcttTGGTACGAGAGCTGGGATGGTGCTGGTGCGGGGGGTCTGCGGGGGTCGGCTGTCCCTCTCGCCGCTTTCAGAATGGGGTAAGTGCTTTGGGGGCCGACGTTCAAAACCTACAGGAGGTGGGACACAGACACCCTTAAACACACCAGTGTGCGAGGCATCGGGCATTTTGCAGGGCACCCCAGCTCTCAGGCCTCACCTCGGGGCGAGCGCACATTGAGCTCACTCCTCGCCACCTGTGAGTGCGGCGGCAGACCCTGGCGGGACATCCCGTGGGACCCCTGCTGCAGCGAAGCACCGGCCCCCCAGGGGGCGCTGGTGACCTCACGGCCCGCCCGCCGCCCCAGGGGCGACCCCAAGCTGGGCCGATGTGACGATGGGGGCTTGTGCAGGCCAGAGGACGTGGCATCCCTGGAGTCAGCGCTTAGAGGGGGGACAGAGGCGGAGCCACACTTCTGTggaagagagagggaggtgCGTATAAGGAGGCGCAGCCAACAGGCTGACACACAAGCAGGGAGGATGGACTCCCGGACCGGAGGCCCAATGGAATGGAGAGGAACCGGCCAACAACGGGTCTGCAGACGGCAACCAGAGCTGCGCATGGGCAGCCAGGGGCCTCACCTTCTTGGGGAAGGGCCGGTCGCCCTGCAGGTAGCGCCGGTGCATCTCGGCCACCTTGTGCGGCCGGCTGCGCATCCAGGCGCTCAGCGTCTCAATGGGCGAGCCATTGACGCACCACTCGGTCACGCCGAACTGCCGCAGGTGGGCGCGGGCGTGGCTCGCCAGGGCCTTGCGGTTCTCAAAGTAGTAGCCGCAGAGCTCACAGCTGGCGTCAGCTTGGGAGGGGCAAAGGAGGGTCAGGAGGTCCGACAGCAAGGATGGCGGCATTCGTTGCAAAGATGCTTCTAGCTAAACTATAAACGTAGCGCTTCCTTTATTACGAATACGAGGCTTCCCCAGTCACATGTTGCCAGAACACCACTCTCCCAGACCTACCTGAGGGGGTGGCCGCAAACTTCTCAGGGGACGACTTCCCCTTGAAGGAGAAATCCAGAGGCGAGGGTGAGAATGCTTTGGGCTTGGCCTTCTCCAGTAGGTGAGGCACTTCTGGGAGGGGCCTCTTCCCTAGCAAGGACACGCCCACGAAGCCAGCTCCCTTCCCATTTAAGGGCGCGGCGGAAAGGGAGGGGCCGCCGTGCTTGTGCGGCCGAGGCCCCGGGTGTACCATGGTCAGCGGCGACTTGCGGGAGAACTTGGGCGGCAGGTAGGTCAGCTCCtcccaggccccgcccccaaaCCCAGGCTCCTTCTTGATTGGAGCAGCAGATGCGGGGACGGTGCCCCGCTTGCGCATGAGCTCCCGCAGCGTGTCGATGGGCGAGCCGTTCACCGACCACTCGGTGATGCCCAGCTGGCGCAGGTGCGAGCGCGCGTGGCTGGACAGGCCCTTGCGGTTCTCGAAGTACTCCCCGCAGAACTCGCAGCGGATATCCCGGGTAGGCTCCGGATCCAGAGGCGGCGCTGGGGAGGCGGATGAGGAATGGaaacagtgaattaaaaaaacGGCAAGAACATATCTGACCATTTATGGCTAATCTTTGgtgggatgttttttttccccccattccATTTCAAATCTTTGATTATCTGTCCCACATACAGGCCGCCAAGAAACAGAAATGGGAGGGCAGTCAGAAGGAGTCACACAGAGACCCAAAGACAGAGCAGCGCCCCCCAGAGGCGGAAATGTATGGCGAGTGACCTGTATAAATGAAATGCTTGTTGTTTTATGCTTTTTTCAGCATTAACTGGCAATAATAGCAAAAACACGCCGGGAGACGTGGGAAAGGCGGGGGCTGCGGTGACCGTACCGAGGCTGAGGGGCAGGTTGGCGTCGTGACTGGTCCAGCTCGGGGGACCAGGGTCAGGGCTGAAGCTGCCCCCACCCACTGCAGGGCCTGACCCGCTCAGCTCCACCTGCACTGGCTCAGGCTTTGGTTTGGCTGGCAGCACGGAGCCAACCTTGCGGGCCGTGGGCGTGTGGCTCTGGGGTAGGGTGAAAGGTGGACGTTTGCCAGAGCTGTGGGAGGATGGGGAGATGGCcgggggggagcggggggagCCCGGCGAACGTGGGGACGACTTCAGGGGCCGTAGgggcagggcacagggcagccCGCGGCGGGCGATGAGCTCCCGCAGCGTGTCGATGGGCGAGCCGTTCACCGACCATTCGGTGATGCCCAGCTGGCGCAGGTGCGAGCGCGCGTGGCTGGACAGGCCCTTGCGGTTCTCGAAGTACTCCCCGCAGAACTCGCAGCCGATCTCCTTAGACGGCTCACCTGCGAGCCCAGCGGATAAACACGCCGTGGAAGAAAAGATTGAAGGGAGACAAGAGGGCGACAGAACCTTGTTATTCAACAGCAAATTAatcaaacatacatacacagatcaTGAAGTTGATTAATTTGATTGACTTGATATTAAGAGATTAAGCTGATAAAACATACAGGGGTGCTTATGCTAGTCTGCTAACTGCGGAAAAACAGAAGTAAGGTCAACAGAAGGACATGATCGATATAAACGTGACATTCTACATTCGAGATTCTAATAAAAAAGCAACAAAATATGCTTAGAAAAGTTAGAAAGTCAAGAGGTGACCTTGGAAAGTACCAAATTACTTGCAGAGCCCATATTGTATTAGCCGAAGAAAGCGGTTTAGTTGCTAAGGGAAACCAACTGCTATACGATGCTGAAATAACGTACATAACCTGTAATCATTCGCAATGGAACACAGCCGTTCAGAAAAATCTTAGGTGAGACTCCCTTTGCCCAAAACTCACctaccatttaaaaaattattactTGTGCACAAAGCACTAAATGGCCTTGTGCCTAAAAACGTTTCTGATTTACTTTTACATTATGAGGCATCCAGGCCCCTGAGGCCATCTGGGAAAGGTTTACATAGCGTCCCACAATCAAGACCAAACAAGGTGAAGCagtgttcagttttttttgCTCCCCGTCTGTGGAATAAGCTTCCTGAAGATCTGAGGTCTGATAAAACAGTCAGCTCATCTAAATCACCGCTTAAAACATTACAGTTTGCTGCTGCTTTTCAATTAATTAAATCAGTTTGGTCGTATGCTATTAATACAATAATACTTCTCTTCTCCCACCCAGTCGATTTCCCAACCTGGGATATTTTTTTCCGTATGGTGTACAAACTGTGGAAATAACTGATAAATTTAATAAGCAAACCGCATAATAGAAGCACCAAAAAACTGGATGTGCGACTCTGAATGGGGTTTCAGACcccctgtcacatgaccagtcacatgaccacacgTCCGCCCCGCCGCCTCCCCAACCACACCAGCTGGCTGGGACTCACCATGCGTGAGGGGTGACAGCTCACTGCCACTCAGACGGAAGACCTGCAGGGCGGCCCTCTCGTGTGCCGAAGGCTTGGGCCGCTTGGTGGGGGGACCCAGAGAGGCGCTGGGACTCTTTGGCCCGTGCGAGATGGCCTTGTGCAGCCCTCCGGAAGACGAGGACAGGGACAGGCGCTTGGAGGAGGGCGAGGAGGAAGGTGGGGAGAGGATGGGAGCGGAGCCCACCTCCAGCAGGTTGGGCAGCAGGCCGCCGGCTCTGTGCTTGAAGTCGTCGGTGTGGATGAGCTGGTTCAGGTAGTCGATGGGGGAGCCCTTGGTCTCGGCGTCCACCACCCCGAAGTGACGCAGGTGCGCCCTGGCGTGGCTGGACAGGCCCTTGCGCGTCTCGAACCAGGCCCCACACAGCTGACACACGATGTCCTTGCTGGATTCCCCTTCAACGGAGGCTGAAAGACAAGCAGGCAGGAAGGAGCTAAACTCTACGCTGGGATTCATAGAGTACAGGTAGACAGCAGGCTTAGGGGGGAACACTCCTGTCTCACACCCTCACGGTTTTAAGGtgcccaaacctctcctcacgTGCACCCCAGCCATcacatgtatttattatatttcaccaccagcttatttaattagttaatcacaagtcaatgagatattgattagctatagGATGGGTGCCAAACATGGGTTTATTGCAGGAGTGGGGagcctgatccatggagggccggtgcaggtttttgggatggcctctcaatcaaccaataataaagcagtggttcttaactccagtcctggggacccactgttattggctgattgagaggccatcgagatggctaagctaacacacgtTGACAGGCGTAATAGCATAGTTTTACACAGATATAAAGATCATTtaagcatcattttctttgactttcTAAGGCTTCTGCACAGCACAGTAGTTTCATTACACGGGCAGAACTGAAACTCACAAGTTTCCGTGTTCAAACTTTCTGCCAACTGAGGCTGCAAATCGGTTATGGTTAAAGCTGGTTACAGTCAGCTATAATCAGCCATTTTGGAACATTCTGGTTTCCCAATAAAGTACCGATGAGACCATGTCTGTCGGCTCCCTTATACATAACTTGGAGGAGCTAAGGAGCATGCACCGATTacacagtgtgtaaggagcatgcaccgattacacagtgtgtaaggagcatgcaccgattacagtgtgtaaggacgaagcaactgcaggttaagggcccaacggagtagaatcactctgggcattcactggatttgaaccagcaaccttccagttactggcacagatccctagcctcagagccaccactccacccaTAAATAGCTATACTGCATTGGGAATGGGACTGCTTGGGACACGAACCCAGACCCTCTTGTACCAGAGGCAGAGATCATACCCCTGCACCAATGAGGGGTGCTAGGCTTACCAGAAACATACCTAAACATATCTAATGTGCTAACTAATTTCAGACAACATCTGAGCTTGTGTATGACCAGAGAaaggcagaaacagcctctgTAAGCCAGTCCTCCAGTGACATCAAAGGCGTTTTTGTCGGAAAATTCAGAGAGGCGTTTATCGGTTACTCGGTAGTGGAGTACACTGGATTTAGATGGGATTTATttcattatgattgttatgatgttataattttaatgtttatttattttataaatacatGGCTTTGCCTTCCAAAATACAGTGACTtgtttagtaaaaaaaaataaataaattttgaaTGTTTATACTTCAGAAGCAGGATACTTTGGTCCATGTTAGACCGACCTAAACTGCATCCTGAAAGGATGCGCAATATTGCTGAAAGATGCTATTCGGACACTTTCCCAATTGATTCTGGGCAACAAATTTCTATTTGGAAAAACTTTTCCTTACCATCCAGGTCCAGATGAGTTGCCCTTTGCTCACCTGGATGGTAGTTGCCCAGTCATactgctcaaaaagttgccctgtgtatcaTCGCCTTAAGAGCATGTCAAATTTTGCTCTGTCGCATTAGAAGTGAATGAAAAAGCAGATGGAAGACGGATGGAGAGATAAAGGAATGTAATGCATGTGTAATACAGCCTAGTGGGCAGGTCATACTAAGAGTGTAATGGCGATTTCTGCTTACTCAGGTTCAAGGGGGCATCCGTTTCCTGTGGGGCCCAAAAAGGCTTGGTAGGGGCCGGCGAGGCAATGGAGGCAGAGGGGGGCTTCACAGGGCCAGGCTTGGACTCCAGGGAACGCAGAGGGGAGgaggcagggagcagggaggagATGGGGGCTTTCCGCAACACGGGAGATGCCGAGCGGGACTTCGTGAACACCATTGGTGAGGAGGCCCGGGCCCCAGAGGGCGGTGCTTTGTCACCGGGGACCAATGGGGAGAGGAGGGCGGCTCTGTGCTCAGAGACGGCCCCCTTTCCAGACACTGCCCCTCCCGTGGCTTCTTTCCGTGGCACAGGACCCCCGCCGTGAGGCTTcttggccacggatggtggggtggggggaggggagaagcGGCCATCGCGCTCCTTGATGAGCTGGTAGAGCAGGTCGATGGGTGCCCCGCTGCTCTCCGATACGCCCACACCCAGCTGCCGCAGGTGCGAGCGGGCGTGGCTGGACAGGCCCCGCCGCGTCTCGAAGGGGGCGGCGCACACTTCGCATTTCAGCAGGCTGCCGGCTGCAGGGAGTGAGAAaaaggggggggaaaaaaagaagaaaaaatatccACGTGCCTCTGTTTCCAGGTCGACCAATCAGGGCCCTCCCATTCACCTTTCATTGACAATCGCTGCTCACAGCCTCCCCGTCTCCACCCCAGACGCAGCATGTCCCGCACACTCACCGCTCTCAGCTTTGTCGTCAGGGTCCTCAGTCGACGGGGAGTCTGTAGTCCCAAGGTCCGAGGCGGCAGCACTACTGCTCCCAGGAAGCCCGGTCACATCATCCTCCACATCTGGCATCTGGTCGTCTTCTTCACCTGAAGCACAACAATCCTCCCTGGTTCACTTGTCTGGTCACAATGTCGTCTGTATCCAGACAACTGTACATACTATACAATTAAACGGGACTCAAGCAGCAGCTTCAATTAATCTATAAGTCAGTGCAAATAAACCGATTACAgagaaagatagatagataatgaTCTATCTATCTTTGTATGTCTGCAACAAAATTTTGTGTGGTGActcaaacagaaaacagcaataaGTACGAGAGATGCATCTCTGactatatacaaaaataaaaagcactGAAGGCAACAGTAGGCCAAAAGACACTGCTCAATCAAACCGAATTAAAGtactgttatataaatatatttttggtgTGATGTTTTTATACTATTAAAGTAATATAAATGGATAAAAGAATCAAAGTATATTTATAGCACATTTACAGGACTGACAGTATCCTGCCTTGACAGCTCTCATTCATCTGAATTCCACTCTATACTTAGAACCCCGACAGTCTTGTTCTAAATGTGAAAAGGGACTTTTCTAAGTTTTTATAAAGTGAGGAAGTAGAGTATGTCTGGGTTTTAAAACATAGTTAAGTTTAACGTTAGTCTTAAAATCATTAATCCAGTAACGTCGATTCCGCCACAGCCCAGCGACGATCTGACGAAGATAAATGTCATACTCACCGCTGACTTCACGATCAAAAGCAAAAGCAGACGTGGACGTCAAGAAACATTAACGATTAAAGACCTGGATGATTATCCAGGGGATTCCTTTAACATTTATACTGTCGATAATCGCAATCGCAAAACGAAAGAAAAACCATTGCTCGCCGTAAGGGGGATGCTGTAGCTCCCGAAGCTTTAGCAGGGAAGTACCCAGCCCAGATTGGTGATTAACTTATGCTACAGCCCGATGCCTCCGTTTAAGAACAGCACAATCCCCCGGGGCTGAAACGCGACGTCCGCGGCCCCCTCACTCACTCCGCCTCGGTGACACGGCTTTCTAGCTGCCTTCGGCTTCGATTGATTTTTCAGGACTCGCACTTTATGGGCTCGTCTAACCTGCCATCCATCTGCCAGAAGGGGCGGGTTAACCGGGGTAACCGGGATAACCAGGTTAACATTTTTGTGTTTAAAAACCGAACACGGGCACACGGCGGATATGACGGTGCTGCCATTACCAACCGATGCTGAGCAGTGGGGCACCCGAGTCCGGGCCGCCGGCAGACAGACACCACTCCGGTTCGGTTTGCGGGGAGCTGGCGGCGGCCATTCTTGCCAGTCCGCGTTGGCCGAAGGCGTGACGAATACAGCCGACTGTCAGCCGACTCGACCCGAAGGCGTGACGAATCCAGCCGACTGCTCGGTGATTCGCGTTTAAGGTGTGATGAATCGAGCCGAGGGCGGAAAAAAATGACCGTCCAGCTTCTACAATTTACATTGCGACATTTTAAAAACGTATATTCGTTCGATTTTATTTCATATGCGACGAGAGCGTTCTAATTATTCACCTACCATCCTCCTTTTTCACTCGACTATTACAGCGCCACCACTATTGTACATCGTTAAAAAAAAGATGTCGCAGACGATCACATAAATAAGCCAACCCCAAGAACTAGCAGTACACACAGGGTTGCCACATTATACGGGACGATCCTGTATTATAAGAGACGGGTGGAAAACCTAGTACACACTCTACATACGTGTATGTCAGTGTATATTCAAGCACCAGACAAAAGCTTGGATGCACCTAGCCATAcagttttattattactatctATATCAGGGCTCACCTACATGGTGCctgcgggcaccaggatgcccccaaggaccacatgagtagctaaaaatagcacaacaaCAACAGTGAGCAGCctcaaatttaattttatcctgttgctattcttctttaattacacaaaaaagcatttaaaacatgtttattatacatgaagtttagataagtttaggagggcgtttcaaactggtagcccttcgtatggctcagtacccgtgaagtagctctcagtttcaaaaaggttggtgacccctgctctatattttataataaagtataaaaacaacaaaacaattatatTATAAATGGATTATGACTGACCAAAAaggtattaaacaaaaaagttgtttgggggtggtgggggcagctctgtgggttgggactcaaaTGGTTGCTGGATCAAATCCCGTGCTCAGCACAGTaatgccaccattgggcccttgggcgaggcccttagccccaactgctccagagactggctgaccctatgGTCTCCTCTATACCAGTTCCCTGAGGTGACCTCCTGGGATGCTCTCCcaagctgtcctgaaggagctcccacatatgccgagctctcattggccatttttcattctctctctggtcaaactcgtCCAAAACCATCTcgactgtgtttaggtcaggtgaccaggtcatgtgatgcgacactatCATTCTCCTTTGTAGACagcttggcgtgtccaaacttttaaCTGGTACTGTACGCatgtgtacatacacacacacacagttacaaGCAGATTGTATACAAAACTGAAAGCAGTGTACTGCATTAGTCATAATATCACTTCGTGTCTCTTCACTCACCTTCCACTTGTGCTGTTGGTAGGGTCGGGGATGGCGACAAAGATGACAGCGCACTGCCCACGGCGCCAATCCCGCTGGCCCCTGGCATGTCCCAGTCATCCTCCAGGTCAGGGCCATGGACAGGCGAGCTTCGGGGGGGCCCGGTCGGGAGAGTCAGGTCCGGCCGGCTGGAGAACAGCTCCCGCAGGATGTTGATGGGCGACACGGTGACCTCCCAGTTGGTGATCCCGAAATCACGCAGGTGTGCACGCGCATGGCTGGACAGGCCGGCGCGCGTGTCGAACCCGGCGCTGCAGAACTCGCAGCGCATGAGGCTGAAGGTGTCTGGGTCGAAGTTGGCCACTGCAGCCAGAGGGAAAGGCAGGTCACGAAACCTAGAATGTGACCATCTTTCCCCAAGGCTCTGCAAGCTGTACTCCTTAAACCAATTCTCAGAGCCTGAGCAATTGAGCTCCCTCCGGCACACGCCCTCCCCTTCGCGATCCTCACCTTTCTTCCTCTTTTTCTGGTATGAGAACTTCCTCTCGATGGCATTGACCTCCTCCGGGGAGATGAAGTGCCGGACGTTGTAACTGACACCTACGCGATTGAGGTGGCCTCGCACGTGATTGGCCAGGCCGATGCCGTTGTGAAAGCGGTCAGGGCAGTAAGGGCACTTCCTCTCTACGTTCTTCAACATCCCTGCCTCCTCTCCCAGAATCTCGTCTGACAAAAACAAATTCTCTTCATCGTCGTCATTAAACTCGTGGTCCacctcctcctcatcatcatcctcttcctcctcctcctcctcttcgtcGTCATTGGCTTCTTTACCCTTATTTTTCAGGGAAAAGGTAAAGATATCCTTCACCAGCAGAGAGGATTTCCCTGGAGAGGATCAAGGAACTGGTTGAACACAGCTGCTGGGAGGCATTTGTGTGTTCACCGACAAAATTTTACAAAAGTGATGTGAAAAACGCACACAGACAGCTGGACAGTAACGGGACTCACAAGGAGACTGTGCCA includes:
- the LOC111833485 gene encoding protein Wiz-like isoform X2, with the protein product MLEEELQHFSNPHGLAAHSPGPMLQSPSSGTQQDRTMGETDEVSERKEHVALEDAERWDRAGPGPRCDESKTVQPGSPDSEEDGVRQGVTAEPAEPLPSKAKPKEVRVKGPGNSEKQREEAATLDVYSFPGDLDPESPPPAPWAHCTFTQRRRRKRVLLRPFSGLGSPHCVTPGAGRRAKGREGAGLALESAPLGNTEEGQDGGMGGAAEEVETVVSKDAPDQDVFTCVECSIYFKKQVHLREHMQQHCQSGGRGRWAPEGAGAGLGCSECGWELEDSVALEEHRRQHQESRKKILEEISKLDEEGVKGTCTAQGGPDHSDSQRGRGPQPRPMGGHRGLSSSLPSDVALSRSACADMWANSLEEEDYPGTSKDLLNPTHPPITPGNSTGPPSLPLPAAAHQTGLAGPKAGLSAKGSSQLFLAPGSVAPGLCRRDVAFKSIGNRRGGRRGDDGARAAVLTPKPELSAYELGDSQKQDQTVGLGGSKMASEGPLSAPSALWLPDSVQVPTSAVRLKRTFSDSLRVAAESLELTRSQRFQLRHAVPLVLIESLHFSPRPCFSGASLKMSSRAIGKSSLLVKDIFTFSLKNKGKEANDDEEEEEEEEDDDEEEVDHEFNDDDEENLFLSDEILGEEAGMLKNVERKCPYCPDRFHNGIGLANHVRGHLNRVGVSYNVRHFISPEEVNAIERKFSYQKKRKKVANFDPDTFSLMRCEFCSAGFDTRAGLSSHARAHLRDFGITNWEVTVSPINILRELFSSRPDLTLPTGPPRSSPVHGPDLEDDWDMPGASGIGAVGSALSSLSPSPTLPTAQVEGEEDDQMPDVEDDVTGLPGSSSAAASDLGTTDSPSTEDPDDKAESAGSLLKCEVCAAPFETRRGLSSHARSHLRQLGVGVSESSGAPIDLLYQLIKERDGRFSPPPTPPSVAKKPHGGGPVPRKEATGGAVSGKGAVSEHRAALLSPLVPGDKAPPSGARASSPMVFTKSRSASPVLRKAPISSLLPASSPLRSLESKPGPVKPPSASIASPAPTKPFWAPQETDAPLNLTSVEGESSKDIVCQLCGAWFETRKGLSSHARAHLRHFGVVDAETKGSPIDYLNQLIHTDDFKHRAGGLLPNLLEVGSAPILSPPSSSPSSKRLSLSSSSGGLHKAISHGPKSPSASLGPPTKRPKPSAHERAALQVFRLSGSELSPLTHGEPSKEIGCEFCGEYFENRKGLSSHARSHLRQLGITEWSVNGSPIDTLRELIARRGLPCALPLRPLKSSPRSPGSPRSPPAISPSSHSSGKRPPFTLPQSHTPTARKVGSVLPAKPKPEPVQVELSGSGPAVGGGSFSPDPGPPSWTSHDANLPLSLAPPLDPEPTRDIRCEFCGEYFENRKGLSSHARSHLRQLGITEWSVNGSPIDTLRELMRKRGTVPASAAPIKKEPGFGGGAWEELTYLPPKFSRKSPLTMVHPGPRPHKHGGPSLSAAPLNGKGAGFVGVSLLGKRPLPEVPHLLEKAKPKAFSPSPLDFSFKGKSSPEKFAATPSADASCELCGYYFENRKALASHARAHLRQFGVTEWCVNGSPIETLSAWMRSRPHKVAEMHRRYLQGDRPFPKKKCGSASVPPLSADSRDATSSGLHKPPSSHRPSLGSPLGRRAGREVTSAPWGAGASLQQGSHGMSRQGLPPHSQVARSELNVRSPRGFERRPPKHLPHSESGERDSRPPQTPRTSTIPALVPKPPSTPLVKLVGKVYSLKCRFCEVEFHGPLSVQEDWVRHLQQHILELNFNKSQPPSTPGSGPAPTQGPAPTTPPSTTPPAPALESLPGASTPTPVPSSSPTPVAIPTPTPSPSPAITPAATPTPVPTPTPTPTPTPAPVPTQEV